The Paraburkholderia hospita DNA segment GCGCGGCCGCCTGACACGGAATGAAAATCTTCTCGCGCTTCGCGCCGAGCGACACCAGATAGTCGCGGCTGCGCTCGCCGAAACCGAAGTAGCCGTCGCACAGCGCGAAGAACACGCGCTTCGGAACCGACGTCAACAGACGCTTCGGGCGATCGCGCGCCGTCGAATCGCAGAACACGGCGCGCCGCTTGCCCGTCACCACGCACGCGGCGAGCATCGCCCAGTACTCGGGGCGGTGATAGCCGGGCAGCACGATCAGGTCCGACTTCGCCTTCAGCACTTCCCAGACAAGACGCTTCGTCAGTTGCCAGCGCGGCACGTCCTCGTAGCAGCCGTCGAAGAGCTTGTGCATCGGATAGCGATGAAACGAATAGTCGACGTCCGAAAAACCGATCCGGTCATGTTCCGTGTCCGCGATCTGCACCATCGAGTAGCGGATCGCGCCCGATGCCGAGATGCTGTGCAACGCGGAGAACACGGCGCCCTTGTGCCGTGACCACACAACGTTATGAAAGATCGTGACTGACGCACTCATTTCTTACGGTCCTTATTCGATCGAGACTGTCGTTTCTCCCAGCAAAAAAAGAACGGACGTCGCCCTTATCCCGGTCCCAGGCAACGTCCGTCACCAGGAGCGGCTATCAGGCACGCGCGGCCATCGCGAACGAAGGCGCAGCGTATTTTTCTCCGTGCTTATCTACAAACGTGTCTCCGTGCTTGTCTCCGTACTTCTCCTCATACTTCGCGGCGAATTCCCGATACGTATTCGTGATCCCGTCCGCGAGGCCGATACTCGCGCGCCAGCCCATCTGCGCCAGCTGCGACACGTCGAGCAGCTTGCGCGGCGTGCCGTCGGGCTTGCTCGCATCGAACTGCAGCTGGCCTTCGAAGCCCACTACATCGCAGATCGTCTGCGCGAGTTCGCGAATGCTGAGGTCCTCACCGACGCCGACGTTGAACACACCCGTGTTCACGTCGTGTTCGAGCACGAACAGCGTCGCGGCGGCCAGATCGTCGACATGCAGGAACTCGCGGCGCGGCGTGCCGCTGCCCCACACGGTCAGCGATTCGTCACCGTGCAGGCGCGCCTCGTGAGCCTTGCGAATCAGCGCAGGCAGCACGTGGCTGTTCTTCAGGTCGTAGTTGTCGTTCGGACCGTAGAGGTTGGTGGGCATCAGCGCAACATAGCGCGTGCCGTACTCGCGGTTGTACGCGTCGCACAGCTTGAGACCGGCGATCTTCGCGATCGCGTACGCGTCGTTGGTCGGCTCCAGTTCCGAGGTCAGCAGATACGATTCGCGGATCGGCTGCGGACACAGCTTCGGATAGATGCACGACGAACCGAAAAACACCAGCCGGTCGACGTTCGCGCGATACGCCGCGTGAATCACGTTGGTTTCGATCACGAGGTTCTCGTAGAGAAACTCGCCCGGCTGCGTCGAGTTCGCCAGAATGCCGCCGACGCGCGCC contains these protein-coding regions:
- a CDS encoding GDP-L-fucose synthase family protein — encoded protein: MDKNARIFVAGHRGMVGSALVRKLEASGYRNLVTRTHAELDLTDQGAVNRFFESEQIDVVLLAAARVGGILANSTQPGEFLYENLVIETNVIHAAYRANVDRLVFFGSSCIYPKLCPQPIRESYLLTSELEPTNDAYAIAKIAGLKLCDAYNREYGTRYVALMPTNLYGPNDNYDLKNSHVLPALIRKAHEARLHGDESLTVWGSGTPRREFLHVDDLAAATLFVLEHDVNTGVFNVGVGEDLSIRELAQTICDVVGFEGQLQFDASKPDGTPRKLLDVSQLAQMGWRASIGLADGITNTYREFAAKYEEKYGDKHGDTFVDKHGEKYAAPSFAMAARA